From the Hydrogenothermus marinus genome, the window AATGTTTTTGAAGTTGGAGATTTAGTTGATATAGCTGGTAAATCTAAAGGTAGAGGTTTTGCATCTGCAATGAAAAGATGGGATTTTGGAGGATTTCCTAAATCTCACGGTTCTAGATATCATAGAGCAGTTGGTTCCATAGGTGCTTGTGAAGAACCTGGTAGAATCTGGAAATCAAAGAGAATGGCAGGACATTATGGAAATGAAAGAGTTTCTGTTCTTGGACTTGAAGTTGTAGACATTATTCCTGAGAAAAATGTAATTTTAGTAAAAGGTTCTATTCCTGGAGCTCCAAAATCATACGTAGAAATAAAATCTTCAGTAATAGCAAATAGAAGAAAAGGAAAAAGAAAATTAGAAAGAGCAAAAGCAACTTATGCTTCTTAAGTAAATAGAAAAGAGGTGAGAAATAAATGGAAGTAAATGTAATAAATACAAAAAATGAGGAAGTTGGAAAAATATCTTTAAAAGATGAGATTTTCAATACAGAAGTAAAAGAGCATACTGTATGGGAAGTGGTAAAATGGCAACTTGCTGCAAGAAGAGCAGGAACTGCATCTACAAAAACAAGAGCAGAAGTTAGAGGTTCAAGGAGAAAAATACTTCCTCAAAAAGGAACAGGGAATGCAAGACATGGTGATAGAAAAGCTAACTTAATGGTTGGTGGTGGTATTGCCCATGGACCAAGACCAAGAGATTTTTATTACCCACTTCCTAAAAAAGTAAGAAAAAAAGCATTAAAAGGTGTATTATCTACAAAATTAAAAGATGGTGAAATAAAAATAATTGAAGATTTTCGCTTTGATACACCTAAAACAAAAAATGCAGTAGAAATATTAAAAAATCTAGGATTAGAAAATTCTAAGGTATTACTTGTAATAAATGAAAAAGATGAAAATATTATTAAATCATTTAGAAATCTTCCAAATGTGAAAGTGTTAGTTGTTGATGGATTAAACACATATGATCTTTTAAATGCTCAGCAGGTAATAATTACAAAATCTGCTGCTGAAAAAATTAACGAGAGGTTAGGATGATGAAAAATCCTTACGATATATTAATTCGTCCTGTAATTACAGAAAAAGCAGTAAAACAAAACGAAAAAGAAAATAAACTTGTTTTTGAAGTTGCAAAAGATGCAAACAAAATAGAAATAAAAAAAGCTGTAGAGCAAGCTTTTGGTGTAAAAGTAAAATCTGTAAGAACTTTAATTGTTAAACCAAAGAAAAAAAGAGTTGGCTTTGGAAAAGCTGGATATACTAAACAATGGAAAAAAGCCATTGTTACAGTACAATCTGAAGAACCAATTAATATAGCTGAATTAGTTTAAGAGGTGTGAAAATGGGTGTAAAAAAATTAAAACCAGTAACAAATGGAACAAGACATGCAATTTTATATGACTTCTCAGAAATAACAAAAACTGAGCCTGAAAAATCTTTATTAGCACCATTAAAAAAGAAAGCAGGAAGAAATAATCAAGGAAGAATAACTGTTAGACATAGAGGTGGTGGACATAAAAGAAGATATAGAATTATAGATTTTAAAAGGGATAAATGGGGTGTACCTGCAAAAGTAGCTTCTATAGAATATGATCCAAATAGAAGTGCAAGAATAGCTTTACTTCATTATTTAGATGGTGAAAAAAGATATATTATTTGGCCAGAAGGATTAAAAGTAGGAGATACTGTAGTTGCTGGTCCTGATGCGG encodes:
- the rplC gene encoding 50S ribosomal protein L3, which translates into the protein MPTGIIGKKVGMTRIFKNGKAIPVTVIEVEPNYVVALRTEEKDGYNAVVLGTGAKKEKRTPKPLLKVFEKAGLKPLRVLKEFPLKEGEQLELGQEIKVENVFEVGDLVDIAGKSKGRGFASAMKRWDFGGFPKSHGSRYHRAVGSIGACEEPGRIWKSKRMAGHYGNERVSVLGLEVVDIIPEKNVILVKGSIPGAPKSYVEIKSSVIANRRKGKRKLERAKATYAS
- the rplW gene encoding 50S ribosomal protein L23, whose translation is MKNPYDILIRPVITEKAVKQNEKENKLVFEVAKDANKIEIKKAVEQAFGVKVKSVRTLIVKPKKKRVGFGKAGYTKQWKKAIVTVQSEEPINIAELV
- the rplD gene encoding 50S ribosomal protein L4, which gives rise to MEVNVINTKNEEVGKISLKDEIFNTEVKEHTVWEVVKWQLAARRAGTASTKTRAEVRGSRRKILPQKGTGNARHGDRKANLMVGGGIAHGPRPRDFYYPLPKKVRKKALKGVLSTKLKDGEIKIIEDFRFDTPKTKNAVEILKNLGLENSKVLLVINEKDENIIKSFRNLPNVKVLVVDGLNTYDLLNAQQVIITKSAAEKINERLG